In one Silene latifolia isolate original U9 population chromosome 10, ASM4854445v1, whole genome shotgun sequence genomic region, the following are encoded:
- the LOC141608644 gene encoding F-box protein CPR1-like: protein MANTTSTKNPKIVNQGRNIPIDLLETEILPRLPIQSLLRLKLVSKQWLATISSPQFTELMHLHRSISSQRGTFLLESSNGTLYFLDQAIMLGSNSKDAVIRRELNPYHGPNGQEIRLIDSSNGLICLAIDNDKFCLFNPATRVCREEIFPIKWGEKFYFYLWAFGYSTTRDEYKLLYVDRLSHLPKAHVYTLRSSDDLHNWRDLSVEDALRPYCFYSQSVGNFINEKVHWILRRQKTKRYKGGLCILAFDLTSETFNEISLPRFCRGNFFICDIDQNLSVCHQLQEDNSCYLEVWMMKRYGVSQSWSRIYNFDLRQNPVTDQLTNMIMSSNSCDITSEGGKLFFAVSDTEVLLVKDLNVRQPSYFKVLLDNNYAVRSIRRHVNSFVSPFLC, encoded by the coding sequence ATGGCAAACACAACTTCCACGAAAAACCCTAAAATAGTTAACCAAGGGCGTAATATACCCATCGATTTGCTAGAGACTGAAATTCTACCAAGATTACCAATCCAATCATTGCTTCGATTAAAACTTGTCTCCAAACAATGGCTTGCCACAATCTCGAGTCCTCAATTTACAGAACTGATGCATCTCCATCGATCGATCTCGAGCCAACGTGGTACCTTTCTTTTAGAAAGCTCTAATGGTACTCTTTACTTTCTTGACCAAGCTATCATGCTTGGTAGTAACTCCAAAGATGCGGTCATTCGTCGAGAGTTAAACCCTTATCATGGACCAAACGGTCAAGAGATAAGGCTCATCGATTCAAGTAATGGCTTAATATGCCTTGCTATTGACAACGACAAGTTCTGTTTGTTTAACCCGGCCACTCGTGTATGTCGAGAAGAGATATTTCCTATAAAGTGGGgtgaaaagttttatttttacTTATGGGCATTTGGATACTCGACAACGAGAGACGAGTACAAACTTCTATATGTAGATCGTCTTAGCCATTTACCCAAGGCACACGTGTACACGTTGAGGAGTAGCGATGATCTTCATAATTGGAGAGATTTAAGTGTTGAAGATGCCCTTCGTCCTTACTGTTTTTATTCTCAAAGTGTAGGAAACTTCATTAACGAAAAGGTGCATTGGATTTTACGTAGACAAAAAACAAAGAGATACAAAGGTGGTTTATGTATTCTCGCTTTTGATTTAACTAGTGAAACGTTTAATGAGATCTCGCTTCCTCGATTTTGTAGAGGTAACTTCTTTATTTGCGATATAGATCAAAACTTGAGTGTTTGCCATCAACTCCAGGAAGATAATAGTTGTTATCTAGAGGTATGGATGATGAAGAGATACGGAGTTAGCCAATCATGGAGTCGAATCTACAattttgatctacgtcaaaaccCAGTTACCGATCAACTTACAAATATGATAATGTCGAGTAACTCATGCGACATTACGAGTGAAGGAGGGAAATTGTTCTTCGCCGTTTCAGACACTGAAGTATTGCTTGTAAAGGATTTGAACGTGAGACAACCATCGTATTTTAAGGTGTTGTTGGATAATAATTACGCCGTTAGGTCGATTAGAAGGCATGTCAATAGCTTTGTTTCACCCTTTCTTTGTTAA
- the LOC141608642 gene encoding uncharacterized protein LOC141608642, whose translation MTNDASYSKPGLHPVFTVTNIQNKIRVLDGTKVTYASWVRLFKLHARGYKVLSHIDGTPSPANTDASYDSWCEVDAHVLQWIYGTPSDELLPRVLEDESTARAAWSRVENIFNNNKGACAAALENEFCSGY comes from the coding sequence ATGACTAATGATGCTTCTTATTCCAAACCCGGCCTGCATCCGGTTTTTACCGTGACCAATATCCAAAACAAAATTCGTGTTCTCGACGGCACGAAAGTAACATATGCCTCGTGGGTTCGCTTGTTCAAACTTCATGCCCGTGGGTACAAAGTGTTGTCTCATATTGACGGCACACCGTCCCCCGCTAACACAGACGCGTCATATGACTCGTGGTGTGAAGTCGATGCTCATGTGTTACAATGGATTTATGGTACCCCAAGCGACGAGCTCTTGCCTCGTGTTCTTGAAGACGAATCGACTGCCCGTGCAGCGTGGTCACGGGTTGAAAAtatcttcaacaacaacaaagggGCTTGCGCTGCCGCTCTCGAGAATGAGTTTTGTTCCGGGTATTAA
- the LOC141608641 gene encoding F-box/kelch-repeat protein At3g06240-like: MTNTISMNNPRQLNQERNIPVDLLETEILPRLPIESLLRFKVVSKQWLAIISNPQFTKLDLHRSMSSQHSTLLVLNFDNSVSFLNHADQCSTSHDLVVDRKLNPNQDLIISPGSKIDLIDSCNGLICLAIGLEKLCFFNPATRVCREVFCPEAIDLFDDPCLWAFGYSTMNDEYKLLYVDGIISDKVRKAHVYTLRNNDNDLRNWKELSVDLRPYCWVSRTLGNIINEKAHWIVSREQTYERDFCILAFDLTNETFNEVSLPQDIVAMVLRDDIYYDVFIAGIEQNLSIYCQKRRKKYDIYVEVCMMMKYGVSESWSRMYKFDVGRALLWDIMMCCNLSMSTRKEGRSFFLLLDFGDLLLKDLNSKQIQNVEVFGTNNPVSSIRRHVDSLVSPFLL, translated from the coding sequence ATGACGAACACAATTTCGATGAACAACCCTAGACAACTCAACCAAGAGCGTAATATACCCGTCGATTTGCTAGAGACGGAAATTCTCCCAAGATTACCAATCGAATCATTGCTTCGATTCAAAGTTGTCTCCAAACAATGGCTTGCCATAATCTCAAACCCCCAATTTACAAAATTGGATCTTCATCGTTCGATGTCGAGCCAACATAGTACCTTACTTGTACTTAACTTTGATAATTCGGTCTCCTTTCTTAACCACGCAGATCAATGTAGTACGTCCCATGACCTGGTCGTTGATCGAAAGTTAAACCCTAACCAGGACCTGATAATAAGTCCAGGCTCCAAGATAGACCTTATCGATTCATGTAATGGCTTAATATGCCTTGCTATTGGTTTGGAAAAGCTTTGTTTCTTTAACCCGGCTACTCGAGTTTGTCGAGAAGTTTTCTGTCCAGAAGCGATTGATCTATTCGATGATCCATGCTTATGGGCGTTCGGATACTCGACAATGAATGATGAGTACAAACTTCTATATGTAGATGGAATAATCAGTGATAAAGTACGCAAGGCACATGTGTACACATTGCGGAATAACGATAATGATCTTCGTAATTGGAAAGAGTTGAGTGTCGATCTTCGTCCTTATTGTTGGGTTTCTCGAACTCTAGGAAACATTATTAATGAAAAGGCTCATTGGATTGTATCAAGGGAACAAACATATGAACGTGATTTTTGCATTCTCGCTTTCGATTTAACCAATGAAACATTCAATGAGGTATCGCTTCCTCAGGACATTGTAGCGATGGTGCTCAGAGATGATATATATTATGACGTCTTTATTGCTGGTATAGAACAAAATTTGAGTATTTATTGTCAAAAACGACGAAAAAAATATGATATTTATGTAGAGGTATGTATGATGATGAAATATGGGGTTAGTGAATCGTGGAGTAGAATGTACAAGTTTGATGTCGGTCGAGCACTGTTATGGGATATCATGATGTGTTGTAACTTGTCCATGAGTACGAGAAAAGAAGGAAGATCGTTCTTCCTTCTTTTAGATTTTGGAGATTTGCTCCTAAAAGATTTGAACTCGAAACAAATACAAAACGTTGAAGTGTTCGGTACTAATAACCCGGTTAGTTCGATTAGAAGGCATGTTGATAGCCTTGTTTCGCCTTTCTTATTGTAG
- the LOC141608643 gene encoding F-box/kelch-repeat protein At3g06240-like, translating into MSSHHRTVLVHTGIDDSVYFLNHADHGSKSQAPVVHCMLNSNINKDLITRACGFELIDSSNGLICLTNSLNRLCFLNPATRVCREVICPKRIFLYGTYSCLRAFGYSITNDEYKFLYVSTIREHITAHVYTLRSNDDLHNWKELRVDKALIPHNGGFRDIGSIINEKAHWTIHREQPYRHGFSILAFDFTNETFNEVSPPQLCGGRQDNGLLTDFFIAGVNQNLSVCHKVWRSNGCYVEVWMMMRYGVSESWSKIYNFELGQNTTVKEIIMPCAITSEEEALFFLVSHRKVLLVKDLNVRQPSYVQVFDNYNISSVLRHVNSLVSPFLC; encoded by the coding sequence ATGTCGAGCCACCATCGTACCGTGCTCGTGCACACCGGCATTGATGATTCAGTCTACTTTCTTAACCACGCTGATCATGGTAGTAAGTCCCAAGCCCCAGTCGTTCATTGTATGTTAAACTCTAATATTAATAAGGACCTGATAACTCGAGCCTGTGGATTTGAGCTTATCGATTCAAGTAATGGCTTAATATGCCTAACTAATAGCTTAAATAGGCTTTGTTTCTTAAACCCGGCTACTCGAGTATGTCGAGAAGTTATCTGTCCGAAACGGATTTTTCTATACGGTACTTATTCATGCTTACGGGCGTTTGGATACTCGATAACTAATGATGAGTACAAATTTCTATATGTAAGTACAATAAGAGAACATATTACGGCACATGTGTACACATTAAGGAGTAACGATGATCTTCATAATTGGAAAGAATTAAGGGTCGATAAAGCACTTATTCCTCATAACGGGGGCTTTCGAGATATAGGAAGCATTATTAACGAGAAGGCGCATTGGACTATACACAGAGAACAACCATATAGACATGGTTTTTCTATTCTCGCTTTCGATTTTACGAATGAAACATTTAATGAAGTATCGCCTCCTCAATTATGTGGAGGTCGTCAGGACAATGGATTACTTACCGACTTCTTTATTGCCGGTGTAAACCAAAACTTGAGTGTTTGCCATAAAGTATGGAGAAGCAATGGTTGTTATGTAGAGGTATGGATGATGATGAGATATGGGGTTAGCGAATCGTGGAGTAAAATCTACAATTTTGAGCTAGGTCAAAACACAACAGTTAAGGAGATCATAATGCCGTGCGCAATTACGAGCGAAGAAGAGGCATTGTTCTTCCTCGTTTCACACCGTAAAGTTTTGCTAGTAAAGGATTTGAACGTGAGACAACCTTCGTATGTTCAAGTGTTCGACAATTACAACATTAGCTCGGTTTTAAGGCATGTCAATAGCCTTGTTTCACCCTTTCTTTGTTAA